One genomic window of Arvicanthis niloticus isolate mArvNil1 chromosome 24, mArvNil1.pat.X, whole genome shotgun sequence includes the following:
- the Ankrd13a gene encoding ankyrin repeat domain-containing protein 13A isoform X2 — protein sequence MSSARDTSSRFPLHLLVWNNDYRQLEKELRGQNAEAMDPRGRTLLHLAVSLGHLESARVLLRHKADVTKENGQGWTVLHEAVSTGDPEMVYTVLQHRDYHNTSMALEGVPELLHKILEAPDFYVQMKWEFTSWVPLVSRICPNDVCRIWKSGAKLRVDITLLGFENMSWIRGRRSFIFKGGDNWAELMEVNHDDRVVTTEHFDLSQEMERLTLDLMKPKSREVERRLTSPVINTSLDTKNVAFERTKSGFWGWRTDKAEVVNGYEAKVYSVNNVSVITKIRTEHLTEEEKKRYKEDRNPLESLLGTVEHQFGAQGDLTTECATVNNPTAITPDEYFDEDFDLKDRDIGRPKELTIRTQKFKATLWMCEDFPLSLVEQVIPIIDLMARTSAHFARLRDFIKLDFPPGFPVKIEIPLFHVLNARITFGNVNGCSTEEESQSVEGAQANAVSEATNFEVDQSVFEIPESYHVQDNGRNVHLQDEDYEIMQFAIQQSLLESSRSQNLSGPASNGGVSHTHSYEAQYERAIQESLLTNMEGRCPGGLSESSRFDSDLQLAMELSAKELAEQELRLQEEEAELQQVLQLSLTEK from the exons aatgcagaggccatggacccACGGGGTCGGACTTTATTGCACCTTGCGGTTTCTCTGGGGCATTTGGAATCTGCTCGAGTCTTGCTGCGACATAAAGCAGATGTGACCAAAGAGAACGGCCAGGGATGGACAG ttttacaCGAAGCTGTGAGCACGGGCGATCCTGAGATGGTGTACACAGTCCTGCAGCACCGAGACTACCACAACACATCCATGGCCCTGGAAGGTGTACCGGAGCTGCTACACAAAATCCTTGAG GCCCCGGATTTCTATGTGCAGATGAAGTGGGAATTCACCAGCTGGG tGCCTTTGGTGTCTAGAATCTGCCCGAACGATGTCTGTCGCATATGGAAGAGCGGTGCCAAGCTGCGGGTGGACATCACCTTGCTAGGGTTTGAAAACATGAGCTGGATAAGAGGGAGGCGGAGCTTCATATTCAAGGGAGGAG ACAACTGGGCAGAGCTGATGGAGGTCAACCACGATGACCGCGTGGTCACCACCGAACACTTCGATCTTTCCCAAGAAATGGAGCGCCTCACCCTGGACCTGATGAAGCCAAAAAGCAGGGAGGTGGAGAGGCGCCTCACAAGCCCAGTCATCAACACCAGCCTGGATACTAAGAATGTTGCCTTTGAGAG AACTAAATCCGGATTCTGGGGCTGGAGGACAGATAAAGCAGAAGTTGTTAATGGCTACGAAGCAAAG GTTTACTCGGTAAACAACGTGAGCGTGATAACCAAGATCCGCACAGAGCACCTgacggaggaggagaagaagagataCAAAG AGGACCGGAATCCACTGGAGTCCCTGCTCGGAACCGTGGAACATCAGTTCGGTGCTCAAGGG GACCTCACTACCGAGTGTGCCACTGTGAACAACCCCACGGCCATCACGCCTGATGAGTACTTTGACGAAGACTTTGATCTGAAAGACAGGGACATTGGAAGGCCAAAAGAGCTGACGATCAGAACCCAGAA GTTTAAAGCTACCCTGTGGATGTGTGAGGACTTCCCGCTGTCCCTCGTGGAGCAGGTCATCCCTATCATCGACCTCATGGCTCGCACCAGCGCCCACTTTGCCAGATTGAGAGATTTCATCAAACTGGACTTCCCTCCTGGGTTCCCTGTCAAAATAG AAATCCCCCTATTCCACGTTCTGAACGCACGGATCACTTTTGGGAACGTCAACGGCTGCAGCACCGAGGAAGAGAGCCAGAGTGTGGAAGGGGCCCAGGCCAACGCAG tttccgAGGCCACGAACTTCGAGGTTGATCAGTCTGTATTTGAAATCCCTGAATCCTATCACGTTCAAGACAACGGCAGAAACGTGCACCTGCAAGACGAGGACTACGAGATCATGCAGTTCGCCATCCAGCAGAGCCTGCTGGAGTCCAGCAGGAGCCAG AATCTTTCAGGACCAGCGTCGAACGGAGGGGTCAGCCACACACACAGCTATGAAGCCCAGTATGAGAG GGCCATCCAGGAGAGTCTCCTCACCAACATGGAGGGCCGGTGCCCAGGTGGCCTCAGTGAGTCGAGCCGATTCGATAGCGACCTGCAGCTGGCCATGGAGCTGTCTGCCAAAGAACTGGCGGAACAGGAGCTAAGGCTACAGGAGGAAGAGGCGGAACTCCAGCAGGTCTTGCAGCTGTCACTCACTGAGAAATAG
- the Ankrd13a gene encoding ankyrin repeat domain-containing protein 13A isoform X1, translated as MSSARDTSSRFPLHLLVWNNDYRQLEKELRGQNAEAMDPRGRTLLHLAVSLGHLESARVLLRHKADVTKENGQGWTVLHEAVSTGDPEMVYTVLQHRDYHNTSMALEGVPELLHKILEAPDFYVQMKWEFTSWVPLVSRICPNDVCRIWKSGAKLRVDITLLGFENMSWIRGRRSFIFKGGDNWAELMEVNHDDRVVTTEHFDLSQEMERLTLDLMKPKSREVERRLTSPVINTSLDTKNVAFERTKSGFWGWRTDKAEVVNGYEAKVYSVNNVSVITKIRTEHLTEEEKKRYKEDRNPLESLLGTVEHQFGAQGQDLTTECATVNNPTAITPDEYFDEDFDLKDRDIGRPKELTIRTQKFKATLWMCEDFPLSLVEQVIPIIDLMARTSAHFARLRDFIKLDFPPGFPVKIEIPLFHVLNARITFGNVNGCSTEEESQSVEGAQANAVSEATNFEVDQSVFEIPESYHVQDNGRNVHLQDEDYEIMQFAIQQSLLESSRSQNLSGPASNGGVSHTHSYEAQYERAIQESLLTNMEGRCPGGLSESSRFDSDLQLAMELSAKELAEQELRLQEEEAELQQVLQLSLTEK; from the exons aatgcagaggccatggacccACGGGGTCGGACTTTATTGCACCTTGCGGTTTCTCTGGGGCATTTGGAATCTGCTCGAGTCTTGCTGCGACATAAAGCAGATGTGACCAAAGAGAACGGCCAGGGATGGACAG ttttacaCGAAGCTGTGAGCACGGGCGATCCTGAGATGGTGTACACAGTCCTGCAGCACCGAGACTACCACAACACATCCATGGCCCTGGAAGGTGTACCGGAGCTGCTACACAAAATCCTTGAG GCCCCGGATTTCTATGTGCAGATGAAGTGGGAATTCACCAGCTGGG tGCCTTTGGTGTCTAGAATCTGCCCGAACGATGTCTGTCGCATATGGAAGAGCGGTGCCAAGCTGCGGGTGGACATCACCTTGCTAGGGTTTGAAAACATGAGCTGGATAAGAGGGAGGCGGAGCTTCATATTCAAGGGAGGAG ACAACTGGGCAGAGCTGATGGAGGTCAACCACGATGACCGCGTGGTCACCACCGAACACTTCGATCTTTCCCAAGAAATGGAGCGCCTCACCCTGGACCTGATGAAGCCAAAAAGCAGGGAGGTGGAGAGGCGCCTCACAAGCCCAGTCATCAACACCAGCCTGGATACTAAGAATGTTGCCTTTGAGAG AACTAAATCCGGATTCTGGGGCTGGAGGACAGATAAAGCAGAAGTTGTTAATGGCTACGAAGCAAAG GTTTACTCGGTAAACAACGTGAGCGTGATAACCAAGATCCGCACAGAGCACCTgacggaggaggagaagaagagataCAAAG AGGACCGGAATCCACTGGAGTCCCTGCTCGGAACCGTGGAACATCAGTTCGGTGCTCAAGGG CAGGACCTCACTACCGAGTGTGCCACTGTGAACAACCCCACGGCCATCACGCCTGATGAGTACTTTGACGAAGACTTTGATCTGAAAGACAGGGACATTGGAAGGCCAAAAGAGCTGACGATCAGAACCCAGAA GTTTAAAGCTACCCTGTGGATGTGTGAGGACTTCCCGCTGTCCCTCGTGGAGCAGGTCATCCCTATCATCGACCTCATGGCTCGCACCAGCGCCCACTTTGCCAGATTGAGAGATTTCATCAAACTGGACTTCCCTCCTGGGTTCCCTGTCAAAATAG AAATCCCCCTATTCCACGTTCTGAACGCACGGATCACTTTTGGGAACGTCAACGGCTGCAGCACCGAGGAAGAGAGCCAGAGTGTGGAAGGGGCCCAGGCCAACGCAG tttccgAGGCCACGAACTTCGAGGTTGATCAGTCTGTATTTGAAATCCCTGAATCCTATCACGTTCAAGACAACGGCAGAAACGTGCACCTGCAAGACGAGGACTACGAGATCATGCAGTTCGCCATCCAGCAGAGCCTGCTGGAGTCCAGCAGGAGCCAG AATCTTTCAGGACCAGCGTCGAACGGAGGGGTCAGCCACACACACAGCTATGAAGCCCAGTATGAGAG GGCCATCCAGGAGAGTCTCCTCACCAACATGGAGGGCCGGTGCCCAGGTGGCCTCAGTGAGTCGAGCCGATTCGATAGCGACCTGCAGCTGGCCATGGAGCTGTCTGCCAAAGAACTGGCGGAACAGGAGCTAAGGCTACAGGAGGAAGAGGCGGAACTCCAGCAGGTCTTGCAGCTGTCACTCACTGAGAAATAG